In Labrus bergylta chromosome 6, fLabBer1.1, whole genome shotgun sequence, the following proteins share a genomic window:
- the tomm70a gene encoding mitochondrial import receptor subunit TOM70, giving the protein MAASKPVEPQSGTGLPRWQLALLVGTPIVLGVGAVYLWNRRRTKDRKGTGERKTPEGSASPVQGQDGAARANREENMSPLDRAQGAKNKGNKYFKAGKYENAIQCYTEAIALCPTEQKTDLSTFYQNRAAAYEQLMKWTEVVQDCSQAVELNPRYVKALFRRAKALEKLDNKKECLEDVTAVCILEAFQNQQSMLLADKVLKQLGKEKAKDKYKNREPMMPSPQFIKSYFSSFTDDIISQPLQKGEKKDEDKDKEGEAADVTESSGYLKAKQYMEEENYDKIISECTKEIESGGRYTAEALLLRATFYLLIGNATAAQPDLDRVINMHDANVKLRANALIKRGSMYMQQQQPLLSTQDFNMAAEIDTRNPDVYHHRGQLKILLDQVDEAVGDFDECILLRPDSALAQAQKCFALYRQAYTGNNPSQVQKAMDGFEDVIKRFPKCAEGYALYAQALTDQQQFGKADEMYDKCIELEQDNATTYVHKGLLQLQWKQDLDLGLELISKAIEIDNKCDFAYETMGTIEVQRGNLDKAIDMFNKAINLAKSEMEMAHLYSLCDAAYAQTEVARKYGLKPPTL; this is encoded by the exons ATGGCTGCTTCAAAGCCAGTCGAGCCTCAGTCCGGGACAGGACTACCCCGCTGGCAGCTGGCCCTGCTAGTCGGGACCCCCATAGTGCTCGGGGTGGGGGCGGTTTACCTGTGGAACCGCCGCAGGACGAAGGACAGGAAAGGGACCGGGGAGAGGAAAACACCTGAAGGCAGCGCCAGTCCGGTTCAGGGCCAGGACGGCGCAGCTAGAGCCAACCGGGAGGAGAACATG AGCCCCCTGGATCGGGCCCAAGGAGCGAAAAACAAGGGTAACAAATACTTCAAGGCTGGAAAATATGAGAACGCCATCCAGTGCTACACAGAGGCCATTGCTCTCTGCCCGACAGAGCAAAAGACGGATTTATCAACATTTTACCAGAACAGAGCTGCAGCCTACGAACAGTTG ATGAAATGGACAGAAGTGGTGCAGGACTGCTCTCAGGCGGTGGAGCTGAATCCACGCTACGTCAAGGCTCTCTTCAGGAGGGCCAAAGCTCTGGAAAAACTGGACAACAAGAAGGAGTGCCTAGAGG ACGTCACAGCCGTGTGTATTCTTGAGGCCTTCCAGAACCAACAGAGCATGCTGCTGGCCGACAAGGTGCTGAAACAGCTGGGGAAAGAGAAGGCCAAAGATAAATACAAG AACCGTGAGCCGATGATGCCTTCTCCTCAGTTCATCAAATCCTACTTCAGCTCGttcactgatgacatcatctcgCAGCCGCTGCAGAAAGGGGAGAAGAAAGATGAAGACAAGGACAAGGAGGGCGAGGCAGCTGATGTCACTGAGAG CTCTGGGTACCTGAAGGCCAAGCAGTacatggaggaggagaactACGACAAAATTATCAGTGAATGCACCAAGGAGATCGAGTCAGGAGGTCGATACACAGCTGAGGCTCTGCTCCTGCGAGCCACCTTCTACCTGCTGATCGGTAACGCCACGGCTGCTCAGCCAGACCTGGACCGGGTTATCAACATGCATGACGCCAATGTGAAG CTACGAGCCAACGCTTTGATCAAGCGTGGAAGCATgtacatgcagcagcagcagccactgCTCTCCACACAAGACTTCAACATGGCAGCCGAGATAGACACGCGTAACCCTGACGTCTATCACCACAGGGGTCAG CTGAAAATCCTGCTGGACCAGGTGGATGAGGCTGTGGGAGACTTTGATGAGTGCATCCTGCTGCGGCCAGACTCTGCTCTGGCTCAGGCACAGAAATGCTTTGCTCTT TACAGACAAGCATATACTGGAAACAACCCCTCTCAAGTACAGAAAGCCATGGACGGCTTTGAGGACGTTATCAAAAGGTTTCCCAAGTGTGCAGAGGGCTACGCTCTTTACGCTCAG gCTTTGACTGATCAGCAGCAGTTTGGAAAAGCAGACGAGATGTACGACAAATGTATTGAACTGGAACAAGACAACGCTACCACATATGTTCACAAAGG TTTGTTACAGCTTCAGTGGAAACAGGACCTTGACTTGGGTCTAGAGCTCATCAGCAAGGCCATCGAAATTGACAACAAATGTGACTTTGCCTACGAAACCATGGGAACCATCGAAGTTCAGAG GGGCAATCTGGACAAGGCAATAGACATGTTCAACAAGGCCATCAACCTCGCCAAGTCAGAGATGGAGATGGCCCATTTGTACTCGTTATGTGACGCAGCGTACGCCCAGACTGAAGTGGCGAGGAAGTACGGGCTGAAACCCCCGACACTGTAA
- the lnp1 gene encoding leukemia NUP98 fusion partner 1 isoform X1, whose translation MSLRLLPAIIMDNDEDDDGNFTKWMSSYWGHSSETGHSRERKRSFRRPAKTQGDRRASLPTVSQLDAMKLNRLHAAAMAPSPSHIKSREKGEVRPHQRARRSSSDDNSRGNSALQEIRFGTIPELTESFEKRLFLRDKRTTSLNDEDKLCLICHEDIRKSGGGIQELHCTHSFHKEGAHRLEQSRPCSSSEAAACQGRRPSGERRRSEDGPITMEKAPNTPRRQLSLRRHR comes from the exons ATGTCTCTCAGGCTCCTGCCTGCTATCATCATGGACAATGATGAGGACGATGATGGGAACTTCACTAAATGGATGAGCAGTTACTGGGGTCACAGTTCAGAGACTGGACActccagagagagaaaacgCAGCTTCAGAAGACCCGCAAAAACACAAGGTGACCGGAGAGCCTCACTGCCGACTGTG TCACAATTAGATGCCATGAAGTTGAACAGGCTCCATGCAGCTGCTATGGCCCCCTCCCCGAGCCACATAAAAAGCAGGGAGAAGGGAGAGGTCCGGCCCCACCAGAGAGCACGGCGCTCCTCTTCAGACGACAACAGCAGAGGCAATTCGGCTCTACAGGAGATCCGCTTCGGCACCATCCCCGAGCTCACTGAGTCCTTTGAGAAGAGACTTTTTCTACGAGATAAGAGGACCACATCTCTG aaTGATGAAGACAAACTGTGTCTGATCTGTCATGAGGACATAAGGAAGAGCGGAGGAGGCATTCAGGAGCTTCACTGTACACACAGTTTTCACAAAGAG GGGGCGCACAGGTTAGAGCAGAGTCGGCCGTGCAGCAGCAGTGAAGCAGCGGCCTGTCAGGGTAGGAGACCCtcaggtgagaggaggaggtctgAAGATGGACCCATCACCATGGAGAAGGCGCCAAACACACCACGCCGTCAGCTCTCCCTGAGGAGACATCGCTGA
- the lnp1 gene encoding leukemia NUP98 fusion partner 1 isoform X2, with product MSLRLLPAIIMDNDEDDDGNFTKWMSSYWGHSSETGHSRERKRSFRRPAKTQGDRRASLPTVSQLDAMKLNRLHAAAMAPSPSHIKSREKGEVRPHQRARRSSSDDNSRGNSALQEIRFGTIPELTESFEKRLFLRDKRTTSLNDEDKLCLICHEDIRKSGGGIQELHCTHSFHKETLRTA from the exons ATGTCTCTCAGGCTCCTGCCTGCTATCATCATGGACAATGATGAGGACGATGATGGGAACTTCACTAAATGGATGAGCAGTTACTGGGGTCACAGTTCAGAGACTGGACActccagagagagaaaacgCAGCTTCAGAAGACCCGCAAAAACACAAGGTGACCGGAGAGCCTCACTGCCGACTGTG TCACAATTAGATGCCATGAAGTTGAACAGGCTCCATGCAGCTGCTATGGCCCCCTCCCCGAGCCACATAAAAAGCAGGGAGAAGGGAGAGGTCCGGCCCCACCAGAGAGCACGGCGCTCCTCTTCAGACGACAACAGCAGAGGCAATTCGGCTCTACAGGAGATCCGCTTCGGCACCATCCCCGAGCTCACTGAGTCCTTTGAGAAGAGACTTTTTCTACGAGATAAGAGGACCACATCTCTG aaTGATGAAGACAAACTGTGTCTGATCTGTCATGAGGACATAAGGAAGAGCGGAGGAGGCATTCAGGAGCTTCACTGTACACACAGTTTTCACAAAGAG